The Gossypium hirsutum isolate 1008001.06 chromosome A03, Gossypium_hirsutum_v2.1, whole genome shotgun sequence genome contains the following window.
GATTCTATTACGAGTCGATTTTAAGACAGTGTTGTGAGACTCCGATTGGATATGTACAGATTCTCGCGAAAATTTATGGGTCGTTGTTGCTTAATAGAAAATCAATTCCTATGACAACCATAGAGGGGTGCTTGGTGGCTGGCACTAATAGGGGATGTAAGGTTATTCATTTGTCTGGTGGAGCTTTTAGTGTGCTATTGAGAGGTGGGATGGCTAGAGCACCTAGGGTAGCTGATTTGAAGTTTTATTTGGAGGAACCTAAAAATTATAAGACCTTGGctgttgtttttatatatatttcatttttggaTTAATTCATTTAAGTTGAAGCTAAAATGGGTGCTGGATTTTTGTTGCAGATCAAGTAGGTTTGCCAGGCTTCAAGGTATTAAATGTGTCATTGCTGGGAAGAATCTTTATTTGAGATTCACCCACCGTACTGGCGATGCTTGGTACCAAAGGGTGTCCAAAACGTTTTGGATTTCCTTCAAATTGATTTCCCTGACATGGATGTGTCATTGGCGTCTCTGGTGAGTATCATTTCCATGAATATATACTTCTTCATTTCGTCTTTTGAGCTAGAACATTGAACTCTTATGCAAAGGTGAAAAAGCAGGACCTTGAGTTTGACCATGGCTACTGTTACTGCAATAGTCAATTTTATATTTCTGCAGATAAGACACCCAGttcttttacatatatatatatattatgttttctGTTTCACTGCCTGAAACGGCATCGTTCgattccttttaaaaaaaaaatttaaaatgatgaaGAATAAAGTAACTTTAGAAaacttatataaataatttagctttaaaaatttttgttatggaatgaaataatataatatttagcgGAGTATTTAACGactaaatattaaaacaaaaagcATATATAACTTTTTGCCATTAAGTAGATGAAAAAGGAATGTCGTCAGAACACGTTATCTTCCATAATCTTCACACCAATCCAACCTTTCTTTCTTTATCTGCTAAGAGTAAAAAATAGCTGACAGCGGCGGCGTTGGTAATGACGGCCACCAGCGATCCGAACCCCGAAGTTTCCGACGAGCAGCAAAAACGATCGGAGATATACACATATGAAGCTCCCTGGTACATCTACGCTATGAATTGGAGCGTCCGCCGCGACAAAAAGTACCGACTCGCCATCGCCAGCCTCCTCGAGCAATACCCTAACCGTCTCCAGATTGTTCAACTCGACGACTCCAATGGCGAAATCCGGTCGGATCCCAACCTCTCCTTCGACCATCCCTATCCCGCTACTAAGACCATCTTCATTCCCGACAAGGATTGCCAGAAACCCGATCTTCTCGCTACCTCCTCCGATTTTCTCCGCATATGGCGGATCTCGGATGACGGTTCCCGCGTTGACCTCAAATCGCTCCTTAATGGCAATAAGAACAGTGAATTTTGCGGGCCTCTTACGTCTTTCGACTGGAACGAGGCGGAGCCGAAGCGAATCGGGACTTCCTCCATTGATACGACTTGCACTATTTGGGATATCGAGAAGGAAACAGTGGATACCCAGTTAATTGCCCACGATAAGGAGGTTTACGACATCGCTTGGGGCGGAGTTGGGGTTTTCGCTTCCGTCTCAGCCGACGGTTCCGTTAGGGTTTTCGATTTACGCGACAAGGAACATTCGACGATCATCTACGAGAGTTCGGAGCCGGACGCGCCGCTGGTGCGGTTGGGGTGGAACAAGCAGGACCCCAGATATATGGCGACCATTATAATGGATAGTGCCAAGGTGGTTGTTTTGGATATCCGTTTCCCGACGTTGCCGGTGGTTGAGTTGCGGAGACACCAGGCGAGCGTCAATGCCGTCGCTTGGGCTCCCCATAGTTCCTGCCACATTTGCACTGCCGGCGATGATTCTCAGGCGTTGATTTGGGATTTGTCTTCGATGGGTCAGCCTGTTGAAGGTGGGCTTGACCCTATTCTTGCATACACAGCTGGGGCCGAAATTGAACAGTTGCAATGGTCGTCGTCTCAGCCTGATTGGGTGGCCATTGCCTTCTCCACTAAGCTTCAGATTCTAAGGGTATGAATTGCAGTGTGAAGTTAGGTTTTTCTGTTTGTTTTGACATTAACCAACATGCTTGCTTGATCTTCCATTTGAGTTAAGAATCGAGTTTCACTTCTGAATTCAAACTCGATTTAAAATTGACTGAACTGCAAGTTTTCATTTCACAAAATATTTTGCAACTTAAATACAAATCTCTACGTAAAATAAGCCGGCATTTGATACGACGTCGATAAGAAAAACAACATTCCACCATTTTTTGATATTTAaaaggtaaactataaaaatagtcactttatgtcatgttacattttagtcacttttgtttaaaatattacgttttagtcacttatattattattttgttacgaagtgatcactttTCTGTTAAGTTCTATTAACTCCCTAACtgtaatcctacgtggcagtccaactaaATATTACTGAATTTGTTAATATATTTACGCATGTATcacattacaaaaataaaattttaaatacttatatttaataaaatatgtatctcattacaataatagttattttctaaataacatattgttttataattttatttcttatttaatattttaatttaattttaataatgcataTTTTATCCTGATGAAGTATGTATTAGCAGATTCAGTAATATCTAGTTAGATTGCCACGTAAgattaccgttagggagataataaaatttaatggaagagtgatcacttcgtagtaaaataataacataaatgactaaaacttaatatttcaaacataaatgactaaaatgtaacatgagacaaacaaaaatgactatttttatagtttaccctatttaaaattaacataacaTTACCTTTTAAATGTGTACAATATCCTTTTAAATGTGTACAATATCCGACCCAAACATCgaatcaaaataacaaaatattttattttttactacaTTTTTCagttatcaaatatatatatttttaatttttataatttcttctacTACATTCTTCACAATTTTCTCAATATCTTTATaacacaaaattactaaaatatatcAGAATTTATACGAACAAGGATTTAACATATCAgtgttgtattattattattttcagcaAGTACTGCTTATTCAAGTACATAATACCATGCGCCATTATCAAAGTAGCCACAACACCACTCACCGTTTAGGGTTTAAGGGGGGTTCTCTGTCACTGGTATTACATTCACGACCGACAATCCATATGCAAACAGCGATTTAAATTCCCTGCGAGAAACTCTTAACAACCCAAGCACGCTAGAACAAATGAAATCAAAGTAAAGAACACGGAAGCAATACGCACCAAGCTCTAGAGAAAATTTTAGTTTGTCACCACCTGCACCCTCTCCCTCATTTGGGTGTTAAAGATCACGACACATGAAGTAGGCATTTGGGTTGCTGCGTATCTACATGATTTCAATGGAAAAGAGCCATCACATTCATTCTCTAAAGCACTTTAAGGAGAGTTAAATGAAGCATTTTCTTGCTTGGTTTTCAGAAAACTCAACCATCTTGCTTTTCTCCCTACTCCGATCCAAAATGAGGTCATTATTGGTATGAAGTATGAACAAAACCGACTCAGTTGCCTTGTACGTGTCAAGGTTATCGTCGTTGTCCTTCAGCTAAGCTAAGCTAAGCTGGAAGCACATTATATTCACATTCCCAACTTCCATTTATGTAGCTTGTTATGGTGTCTTCCACTAAATCTTCGAAGATGGCTTCACCAATCTCAACACCAATATAACCAGTGTCAAGTTGAAGGTCCATCCATGTTCCAGTCTTAGCCAGGTCTTTTCGGACTATCAGGTCCAGAGTACAAGGCAATGGAGTTGGGAGCAAATGCCAATAAACTCCCTCCCAGACTTcttgaattgtatttttcatGTTTGGGATAGGACGAATATTGGGTTTAACAAATGAAACACTAGGGGAACCAAAATAGTACTCACAAACCTCTCTGACTACTTCGTTAATGCAATCAAAGAGCAGTTTTTGGTCTTGACAAAGCTGGTTGGGCAAGTATTCCACCTCGTCAACCAACAATGGGTCGATAAGCAGGTCTGAAGAAAGTGACCGGATATAGACTTTGTCCCAGCTGAAACTTGAGGCTTGCAGCACTGCCTTTATGTGCTCAAATATTGATTCCTTATCAGCCATACAAGTTTTAATTCGATTGCTCTGATTTGTGGCCAAAGAGTCATGTTCTTCGAATCGAATTCTTAATGGTTGAATGGATGTTTCGCCTGAAGATTGGTGAGCAACTTGGCATTAGGAAAAAACACTGTGGCTGAACAAACTTCAAAGCAAAAGCCAAATGTGAAATAAACAAAAGACTTCTCTCATATTCCTACCGGAATAAGTTCTGATGCTTGCGGGGCTGATAAGATCATCTGCGAATATTGGGTCAAGAACAGATACGGGGCTTGAGCGCTCTGGTATATCAGTAACACTCTCCAAACGTTCAACCTTTTTCATGACTGATGAGTCTGATGGAGATGATAATGGAGAAAAAGGCTGTTGGTCCACTTCCGATGAATCCtggaggagaaaaaaaaaaaaaaaggttggatGAGACATCACATATACAATGCAGACAACAAAATGGAATAATCGCATGATACGCAGAAgagcatcattttctcttatggTGATTTTAGCTTTGCcttcaaaataataatacaaaattgAGACATCTGGCGTCCGATATCTCTCAGTTTTTTCTAGGAAGATGTGAGACCTAATTGAAAGGCATAAGCAGCCGGTATTCAATC
Protein-coding sequences here:
- the LOC107893708 gene encoding WD repeat-containing protein LWD1 — encoded protein: MTATSDPNPEVSDEQQKRSEIYTYEAPWYIYAMNWSVRRDKKYRLAIASLLEQYPNRLQIVQLDDSNGEIRSDPNLSFDHPYPATKTIFIPDKDCQKPDLLATSSDFLRIWRISDDGSRVDLKSLLNGNKNSEFCGPLTSFDWNEAEPKRIGTSSIDTTCTIWDIEKETVDTQLIAHDKEVYDIAWGGVGVFASVSADGSVRVFDLRDKEHSTIIYESSEPDAPLVRLGWNKQDPRYMATIIMDSAKVVVLDIRFPTLPVVELRRHQASVNAVAWAPHSSCHICTAGDDSQALIWDLSSMGQPVEGGLDPILAYTAGAEIEQLQWSSSQPDWVAIAFSTKLQILRV